Proteins encoded together in one Streptomyces sp. NA04227 window:
- a CDS encoding NmrA family NAD(P)-binding protein — protein sequence MTTLVTGATGNTGRHVVEELVRRGEHVRALTRDPVAAADRLPAGVELVTGTHTEPEKMDAALEGVDRLHITVTSGLAEVGPELVRRAVDAGVRRLTVVWGGYVGPVEQAVADSGVEWTRLEPQEFMSNTLTWSESIRAEGVVREPYDMPSALVHEADIGAVAAVALLDDGHHGRSYNLTGPEALTSRQRIAALSRATGREISFVPITHEQAIERLLATGVPRADAEYVIGWYAEPGEDATTVVDTVEKVTGRPARTFAQWVTEYAGRF from the coding sequence GTGACGACATTGGTGACGGGTGCCACCGGGAACACCGGCAGGCACGTCGTGGAAGAGCTGGTCCGCCGCGGAGAGCACGTCCGGGCGCTGACCCGGGACCCGGTCGCGGCCGCGGACCGGCTCCCGGCCGGGGTGGAGCTGGTGACCGGCACCCATACGGAGCCGGAGAAGATGGACGCCGCCCTCGAAGGCGTCGACAGGCTGCACATCACGGTGACCTCGGGGCTCGCCGAGGTCGGACCCGAGCTGGTGCGCAGGGCGGTCGACGCGGGTGTGCGGCGCCTGACCGTGGTGTGGGGCGGTTACGTGGGCCCGGTGGAGCAGGCCGTGGCGGACTCGGGGGTGGAGTGGACCCGCCTGGAACCGCAGGAGTTCATGTCCAACACGCTGACCTGGAGCGAGTCCATCCGCGCCGAGGGCGTCGTACGCGAGCCCTACGACATGCCCAGCGCGCTCGTCCACGAGGCCGACATCGGCGCGGTGGCCGCGGTCGCCCTGCTCGACGACGGCCACCACGGACGGTCCTACAACCTCACCGGGCCCGAGGCGCTGACCTCTCGGCAGCGGATCGCCGCCCTGTCCCGGGCGACCGGCCGCGAGATCTCCTTCGTCCCCATCACCCATGAACAGGCCATCGAGCGGCTGCTGGCCACCGGTGTCCCCCGGGCGGACGCCGAGTACGTCATCGGCTGGTACGCCGAACCGGGCGAGGACGCCACGACCGTGGTCGACACGGTGGAGAAGGTGACCGGCCGTCCGGCGCGCACCTTCGCGCAGTGGGTCACGGAGTATGCGGGGCGCTTCTAG
- a CDS encoding helix-turn-helix domain-containing protein has product MGHRTETHAPGFPGTPLGGWDGALVPEERGRTRGPEPDCPVEVALAAVAGRWTTLVLRELMHAPYSFGELSERLPALSAKVLTERLRQLEEQRLVARDRLPGFPARTRYRLTPGGQALRPLLAELYRTGAAIAAAREEGAAAGAVAVREGDVAES; this is encoded by the coding sequence GTGGGTCACCGAACGGAAACCCACGCACCGGGCTTCCCCGGGACCCCGCTCGGCGGCTGGGACGGCGCACTCGTGCCGGAGGAACGCGGGCGCACCCGCGGCCCCGAGCCCGACTGCCCGGTCGAGGTCGCCCTCGCCGCCGTGGCGGGACGCTGGACGACACTCGTCCTGCGCGAGCTGATGCACGCCCCGTACTCCTTCGGCGAGTTGAGCGAGCGGCTTCCCGCGCTGAGCGCCAAGGTGCTCACCGAACGGCTGCGCCAACTCGAAGAGCAGCGACTCGTCGCCCGCGACCGGCTGCCGGGCTTTCCGGCACGTACGCGCTACCGGCTGACTCCGGGGGGCCAAGCGCTGCGCCCCCTGCTGGCCGAGCTGTACCGCACCGGGGCCGCGATCGCGGCGGCGCGCGAGGAGGGTGCGGCGGCCGGGGCGGTGGCGGTGCGCGAGGGGGACGTGGCCGAATCCTGA
- a CDS encoding DUF4440 domain-containing protein has protein sequence MSSHSRTSRTGPGHAPTLELTTEVAQHPAVFAAAFNSGDIRAVLGVYEPGAVFVPRPGHPVKGRELATRTEEFLALGLPIALRPRHIYETGDLALLVVDWTIEGTGADGVPVHLEGTATDVARRGVDGLWRYVIDNPFGTVPPA, from the coding sequence ATGAGCTCTCACTCGCGCACTTCGCGCACTGGACCTGGCCATGCCCCCACCCTTGAGCTGACCACCGAGGTCGCGCAACACCCCGCGGTGTTCGCCGCCGCCTTCAACTCCGGTGACATCCGGGCGGTACTCGGGGTGTACGAACCCGGCGCCGTCTTCGTCCCCCGCCCGGGCCACCCGGTGAAGGGGCGCGAACTGGCCACGCGCACCGAGGAGTTCCTCGCCCTGGGCCTGCCGATCGCCCTCCGACCCCGGCACATCTACGAGACGGGCGACCTCGCCCTGCTGGTGGTCGACTGGACCATCGAGGGCACGGGCGCGGACGGGGTGCCGGTACACCTGGAGGGCACCGCGACCGATGTCGCCCGGCGGGGCGTGGACGGGCTGTGGCGTTATGTCATCGACAACCCGTTCGGAACCGTGCCGCCCGCCTGA
- a CDS encoding S1 family peptidase produces MKHRRVSPRRAAIAGASVAAMVVAGLTVQSANADSDVTADSLSATAAGKLASSLTKDLGADAAGTYYDAQGRHLVVNVLNQDAAETVESAGAKARVVENSLAALNGARATLKDRATIPGTAWTVDNSANKVVVTADRTVKGAELAKLTEVVKGLGSTVELKHSKGEFKPMIAGGDAIWGGGGRCSLGFNVVKDGAPHFLTAGHCTEAISSWSESQGGPVIGENAGSSFPGDDYGLVKYTGDTAHPSEVDLYNGSTQPITGAAEATEGQQVTRSGSTTQVHDGTVTGLNATVNYAEGTVEGLIQTDVCAEPGDSGGSLFAGDQALGLTSGGSGNCSSGGETFFQPVTEALSVYGAEIG; encoded by the coding sequence GTGAAGCACCGACGCGTTTCCCCCAGGCGTGCCGCGATCGCGGGTGCCAGTGTCGCCGCCATGGTCGTCGCAGGCCTTACGGTCCAGTCCGCGAACGCCGACAGCGATGTCACCGCCGACTCCCTCTCGGCGACGGCGGCCGGAAAGCTCGCTTCCTCCCTCACCAAGGACCTCGGCGCCGACGCCGCGGGTACGTACTACGACGCCCAGGGCAGGCACCTCGTCGTCAACGTCCTGAACCAGGACGCCGCCGAGACCGTCGAGTCGGCCGGTGCCAAGGCCAGAGTCGTGGAGAACTCGCTCGCCGCGCTGAACGGCGCCCGCGCCACGCTCAAGGACCGGGCCACCATCCCCGGCACCGCGTGGACCGTCGACAACTCGGCCAACAAGGTCGTCGTCACCGCGGACCGTACGGTCAAGGGCGCCGAGCTCGCCAAGCTGACCGAGGTCGTCAAGGGCCTCGGCAGCACGGTCGAACTCAAGCACAGCAAGGGCGAGTTCAAACCGATGATCGCCGGCGGCGACGCCATCTGGGGCGGCGGCGGCCGCTGCTCGCTCGGCTTCAACGTCGTCAAGGACGGTGCCCCGCACTTCCTCACCGCGGGCCACTGCACCGAGGCGATCAGCAGCTGGTCGGAGAGCCAGGGCGGCCCGGTCATCGGTGAGAACGCCGGTTCCAGCTTCCCCGGCGACGACTACGGCCTGGTGAAGTACACGGGCGACACCGCGCACCCCAGCGAGGTGGACCTCTACAACGGCAGCACCCAGCCCATCACCGGCGCCGCCGAGGCCACCGAGGGCCAGCAGGTCACCCGCAGCGGCTCCACCACCCAGGTCCACGACGGCACCGTCACGGGCCTGAACGCCACGGTGAACTACGCCGAGGGCACGGTCGAGGGGCTCATCCAGACCGACGTCTGCGCGGAGCCCGGCGACTCCGGCGGCTCGCTGTTCGCCGGTGACCAGGCGCTCGGCCTCACCTCCGGCGGCAGCGGCAACTGCTCCTCCGGCGGCGAGACCTTCTTCCAGCCGGTGACCGAGGCGCTCTCCGTCTACGGCGCCGAGATCGGCTGA
- a CDS encoding S1 family peptidase, whose translation MRLKRTTPRSGVARRTRLIAVASGLVAVGALAIPAANADESSTFSATELGQVSDSVLESDVAGTAWAVDAKTNRVVVTVDSTVSKAEIAQIKKDAGSKADALQVKRTPGKFNKLIQGGDAIYASSWRCSLGFNVRNSAGTQYFLTAGHCTDGAGTWWSNSGHTTTLGSTSGSSFPGNDYGIVRYTNTSISKPGTANGVDITRAATPSVGTTVIRDGSTTGTHSGRVTALNATVNYGGGDIVSGLIQTTVCAEPGDSGGPLYGSNGTAYGLTSGGSGNCSSGGTTFFQPVTEALSAYGVSVY comes from the coding sequence ACGTACCCGTCTGATCGCCGTCGCCTCCGGTCTGGTTGCCGTGGGCGCCCTCGCGATCCCCGCGGCGAACGCCGACGAGTCGAGCACCTTCAGCGCGACCGAGCTCGGCCAGGTCAGCGACTCGGTCCTGGAGTCCGACGTCGCGGGCACCGCCTGGGCCGTCGACGCCAAGACGAACCGCGTGGTCGTCACGGTCGACAGCACCGTCTCCAAGGCGGAGATCGCCCAGATCAAGAAGGACGCCGGAAGCAAGGCCGACGCTCTTCAGGTCAAGCGCACCCCCGGCAAGTTCAACAAGCTGATCCAGGGCGGTGACGCCATCTACGCGAGCAGCTGGCGCTGCTCCCTCGGCTTCAACGTCCGCAACAGCGCCGGGACCCAGTACTTCCTGACCGCGGGTCACTGCACCGACGGCGCGGGCACCTGGTGGTCGAACTCCGGTCACACCACCACGCTCGGCTCCACCTCGGGCTCCAGCTTCCCGGGCAACGACTACGGCATCGTCCGGTACACCAACACCTCCATCAGCAAGCCCGGTACCGCGAACGGTGTGGACATCACCCGCGCGGCCACCCCGAGCGTGGGCACCACCGTCATCCGTGACGGCTCCACCACGGGTACGCACAGCGGCCGGGTCACCGCCCTCAACGCGACCGTCAACTACGGCGGCGGTGACATCGTCTCCGGCCTCATCCAGACCACGGTCTGCGCCGAGCCCGGTGACTCCGGCGGCCCGCTCTACGGCAGCAACGGCACCGCGTACGGCCTGACCTCCGGCGGCAGCGGCAACTGCTCCTCCGGCGGCACCACCTTCTTCCAGCCGGTCACCGAGGCGCTCAGCGCCTACGGAGTCAGCGTCTACTGA